From Aristaeella lactis, the proteins below share one genomic window:
- a CDS encoding NADP-dependent isocitrate dehydrogenase has translation MSKIQMKTPLVEMDGDEMTRILWAEIKKQLLEPFVDLKTEYYDLGLKHRDETNDQVTVDSAKATLKYGVAVKCATITPNAQRVEEYNLKEMWKSPNGTIRAILDGTVFRAPIQVNGVHPTVRTWKKPITIARHAYGDVYKNTEMRVPGAGKAELVFTGEDGKEIRQTVFEFKGPGVLQGLHNLDASISSFAHSCFQYALSVKQDLWFSTKDTISKTYDHRFKDIFAELYETKYKEAFEKARITYFYTLIDDAVARVVRSEGGFIWACKNYDGDVMSDMIATAFGSLAMMTSVLVSPNGQFEYEAAHGTVTRHYYRYLKGEETSTNPVATIFAWSGALRKRGELDNLPELQAFADKLEKATLDTINSGIMTKDLATLYEGEAKAVNSKEFLLSIRERMENN, from the coding sequence ATGAGCAAGATTCAGATGAAAACCCCGCTGGTGGAGATGGACGGGGATGAAATGACCCGGATCCTCTGGGCGGAGATTAAAAAGCAGCTGCTGGAGCCCTTTGTGGACCTGAAAACCGAGTATTATGACCTGGGTCTGAAACACCGGGATGAAACCAATGACCAGGTGACTGTGGACAGCGCGAAAGCGACGCTGAAGTACGGCGTGGCGGTGAAGTGCGCTACGATCACTCCCAATGCCCAGCGGGTTGAGGAATACAACCTGAAGGAAATGTGGAAGAGCCCTAACGGAACAATCCGCGCGATCCTGGACGGTACCGTGTTCCGGGCTCCGATCCAGGTGAACGGTGTGCATCCCACGGTGCGGACCTGGAAGAAGCCCATCACCATTGCCCGTCATGCTTACGGCGATGTGTATAAGAATACGGAAATGCGGGTTCCCGGCGCCGGGAAAGCGGAGCTGGTGTTTACAGGGGAAGACGGAAAGGAAATCCGCCAGACCGTTTTCGAGTTCAAGGGCCCGGGCGTACTGCAGGGACTGCACAACCTGGATGCTTCCATTTCCTCTTTCGCCCACAGCTGCTTCCAGTACGCACTGAGCGTGAAGCAGGACCTGTGGTTCTCCACGAAGGATACCATCAGCAAGACCTATGACCACCGGTTCAAGGACATTTTCGCTGAACTGTATGAGACAAAGTACAAAGAAGCTTTTGAAAAAGCCAGGATCACCTATTTCTACACGCTGATCGACGATGCCGTAGCGCGGGTAGTCCGCTCCGAAGGCGGATTTATCTGGGCCTGCAAAAACTATGACGGCGACGTGATGAGCGATATGATCGCCACGGCTTTCGGTTCCCTGGCTATGATGACTTCCGTTCTGGTAAGTCCGAACGGACAGTTTGAATATGAAGCCGCCCACGGAACCGTAACCCGGCACTACTACCGCTACCTGAAGGGCGAGGAGACCAGCACGAATCCCGTGGCTACGATCTTCGCCTGGAGCGGAGCGCTGCGGAAGCGGGGCGAACTGGACAACCTGCCGGAACTGCAGGCTTTTGCGGACAAACTGGAGAAGGCTACGCTGGACACTATCAACAGCGGGATCATGACGAAGGACCTGGCTACGCTGTATGAGGGAGAAGCGAAGGCTGTGAACAGTAAGGAGTTTTTGCTTTCCATCCGTGAACGGATGGAAAACAATTAA
- a CDS encoding OmpA family protein, which yields MARQRIHNRRAGRGSGGTGASWISYSDMMAALLLIFVLILTYSLYQYFTMLEAKTKELNAQQLVLDQQTIDLQLAKDELDDKEARLVIIQGDLDDLKVKLEDQEKTLSDLQIVLSSKEADLEAATIQLQEQKDLLNAQALRIDKLIGIRSTMIQDLSNSLSAANLKAAVDPNTGDIMLDSAVFFETGSSEIRQEGKDLLDRFIPVYLDVLLRDQYSDYLGEIIIEGHTDSKGSYESNLKLSQNRALQVALYCLKMPSLTGEQKAQLQKILTAKGRSYADLIYVDGIEDADASRRVEFKFSLKDSEMIAEMNRILSGSEPAPAE from the coding sequence ATGGCACGTCAACGTATCCATAACCGTCGTGCCGGCCGGGGTTCCGGAGGCACCGGCGCCAGCTGGATCAGCTATTCCGATATGATGGCAGCCCTGCTGCTCATCTTCGTCCTGATCCTGACCTACAGCCTCTATCAGTATTTCACCATGCTGGAGGCCAAAACAAAAGAACTGAATGCCCAGCAGCTGGTACTGGATCAGCAGACCATTGACCTGCAGCTGGCCAAAGATGAACTGGATGACAAGGAAGCCCGCCTGGTCATCATCCAGGGAGACCTGGATGATCTGAAAGTGAAACTGGAAGACCAGGAGAAGACCTTGTCCGACCTGCAGATCGTACTTTCCTCCAAGGAAGCGGATCTGGAAGCCGCCACCATCCAGCTCCAGGAGCAGAAAGACCTGCTGAATGCCCAGGCCCTGCGGATCGATAAACTGATCGGTATCCGTTCCACCATGATCCAGGACCTGTCCAATTCCCTTTCCGCGGCAAACCTGAAGGCCGCTGTTGACCCGAATACCGGCGATATCATGCTGGACAGCGCTGTCTTCTTTGAAACCGGCAGTTCAGAGATCCGTCAGGAAGGTAAAGACCTGCTGGACCGCTTTATCCCGGTTTACCTGGACGTGCTTCTGCGTGATCAGTATTCTGATTATCTCGGTGAGATCATCATCGAGGGCCATACGGACTCCAAGGGTTCCTATGAATCGAACCTGAAGCTGAGCCAGAACCGTGCCCTTCAGGTGGCCCTCTACTGCCTGAAGATGCCTTCCCTGACCGGTGAACAGAAAGCCCAGCTCCAGAAGATTCTCACCGCAAAAGGCCGCAGCTATGCCGACCTGATCTATGTCGACGGTATTGAGGATGCTGACGCGTCCCGCCGTGTTGAATTCAAATTCAGCCTGAAGGATTCTGAAATGATCGCGGAAATGAACCGCATCCTTTCCGGCAGTGAACCCGCCCCGGCGGAGTAA
- a CDS encoding SH3 domain-containing protein, whose product MKRTVTQRITAISMAVLLTAAALPVSGHAEKEETIAMSAEELAPEVLEYLQPGENVTDIITGDEWLYVMAVDPEGGRNVRLFDKDDGKWEPQHFAGTDEPLPEILNDLEEGTYILDAEKADDRFYVLAGDMSGKWQIRIYSCIDDRWMPETKSGWLEKLFGVFPDIYFQGLSGDQLMINFIDEATACFIRLPGNQWVLSNWYSYYGEEMILTYYPDIMNIEYRQSVYGRTDDRTTRICGAYEEARKIENVTAQMMPQGLKNVNLYPQTGRYDAIAASDSNEYIQIYSGYEGKLKYHESFTVYQGTPVKILEEVEDGIIRVALGDMTGYVWNEDIYPSPNGVLFEVDNNPTQSWNVTSDTSLLNEMTLYSEPSVSSTAIWTYSDCSILYLDMQLIGESEDWFAALTNLGTGFIEKKYFRDGNG is encoded by the coding sequence GTGAAAAGGACGGTCACTCAAAGAATAACAGCCATATCAATGGCTGTTTTGCTGACAGCAGCGGCTTTGCCGGTTTCCGGTCATGCGGAGAAAGAAGAAACCATTGCTATGAGTGCGGAAGAACTGGCTCCGGAGGTTCTGGAGTATCTTCAGCCGGGAGAGAATGTCACTGACATCATAACAGGGGACGAATGGTTATACGTGATGGCTGTTGATCCGGAAGGAGGACGGAACGTCAGGCTCTTCGACAAAGATGACGGCAAATGGGAACCACAGCATTTTGCAGGAACTGATGAGCCCTTGCCGGAGATCCTTAACGATCTGGAAGAGGGGACATATATCCTTGATGCTGAAAAGGCCGATGACCGTTTTTATGTGCTTGCTGGCGATATGAGCGGCAAATGGCAGATCAGGATTTACAGCTGTATTGATGACAGATGGATGCCCGAAACAAAGAGCGGCTGGCTCGAAAAACTGTTTGGCGTATTCCCGGATATCTATTTCCAGGGCTTATCCGGGGATCAGCTTATGATCAATTTCATTGATGAAGCAACCGCATGCTTCATCCGGCTGCCCGGGAACCAGTGGGTATTATCAAACTGGTACTCATACTATGGAGAGGAAATGATACTGACGTATTATCCGGATATTATGAATATCGAGTACAGACAAAGCGTTTACGGCAGGACAGACGACAGAACAACCAGAATATGCGGTGCGTATGAGGAAGCACGGAAGATAGAAAACGTGACCGCTCAGATGATGCCTCAGGGCCTGAAGAACGTGAATTTATACCCGCAGACAGGAAGATATGACGCGATTGCTGCTTCTGATTCAAATGAATATATCCAGATTTATTCGGGGTACGAAGGGAAGCTGAAATACCATGAGTCCTTTACTGTTTACCAGGGAACGCCGGTAAAGATACTGGAAGAGGTGGAAGACGGTATTATCCGGGTCGCGTTAGGAGATATGACAGGATATGTGTGGAATGAAGATATATATCCATCCCCAAACGGTGTGCTGTTTGAAGTGGACAATAATCCCACCCAGTCATGGAACGTGACAAGCGATACTTCTTTGTTAAATGAGATGACGCTTTATTCGGAACCCTCTGTTTCATCAACCGCGATCTGGACCTATTCCGATTGCTCCATCCTATATCTGGATATGCAGCTGATCGGAGAATCAGAAGACTGGTTTGCTGCTTTGACAAACCTGGGGACAGGGTTTATCGAGAAAAAGTATTTCAGGGATGGAAACGGATAA
- a CDS encoding NAD-dependent protein deacylase, with the protein MSYDALQKMVNDCSRIVFFGGAGVSTESGIPDFRSVDGLYNQKYDYPPETILSHTFFMKRPEAFFRFYRDKMLPLDAKPNKAHLKLAEWEKEGKLLAVVTQNIDGLHQAAGSKKVYELHGSVHRNYCMKCGKFFPPEYIRDSKDEIPVCPCGGRIKPDVVLYEEGLDNDVVSGAVNAIAQADMLIVAGTSLTVYPAAGLVRYFRGKHLVLINRDATPMDSECDLVIHDKVGEVLSSLT; encoded by the coding sequence ATGTCATATGATGCCCTGCAAAAGATGGTCAATGACTGTTCCCGCATCGTCTTCTTCGGCGGTGCCGGTGTGTCCACGGAAAGCGGCATTCCGGATTTCCGCAGTGTGGACGGACTGTATAACCAGAAGTATGATTATCCGCCGGAAACTATTCTTTCCCATACCTTCTTTATGAAAAGGCCGGAAGCTTTCTTCCGCTTCTACCGGGATAAGATGCTCCCCCTGGACGCGAAGCCCAACAAGGCCCATCTGAAGCTCGCCGAATGGGAAAAGGAAGGAAAGCTGCTGGCCGTGGTGACTCAGAATATCGACGGGCTCCACCAGGCAGCCGGCAGCAAAAAGGTCTACGAGCTTCACGGCAGTGTTCACCGGAATTACTGTATGAAGTGCGGCAAGTTCTTCCCGCCGGAATATATCCGGGACAGCAAGGACGAAATCCCCGTATGCCCCTGCGGCGGCCGGATCAAACCGGATGTTGTTCTCTATGAGGAAGGCCTGGATAACGATGTGGTTTCCGGAGCGGTCAATGCCATAGCCCAGGCTGATATGCTCATCGTGGCCGGTACCAGTCTCACCGTCTACCCTGCCGCCGGTCTTGTCCGCTATTTCCGCGGGAAACACCTGGTGTTGATCAACCGGGACGCCACCCCCATGGACTCTGAATGTGATCTTGTGATCCACGACAAGGTCGGAGAGGTGCTCTCCTCCCTCACCTGA
- a CDS encoding HdeD family acid-resistance protein, with protein sequence MKNIKLFSRSKKDPDTLTARSMILPIAFCLVCGVLLILFGNLALRITAYVLAGVMILCGIWSIIAYMRSKPVQRITESRLATGLILLVAGSLLAFNPNYLEDFLPFIWGLALLFGGFLKIQYAFDEKSVDVKRWWIMLIFAAFSLIVGILSLLNLLGENRNLVIGILLVLEAVLDITVFFLLRHALKKSSQPVAAVTQTFESDTPADESPAESPETPAESPETPAESPAQEVPATEENPAETPAAEDTPATEKE encoded by the coding sequence ATGAAGAATATAAAGCTTTTCAGCCGCAGTAAAAAAGATCCGGATACGCTGACTGCCCGTTCCATGATCCTGCCCATCGCTTTCTGTCTTGTCTGCGGTGTGCTGCTGATCCTGTTCGGCAATCTGGCCCTGCGCATCACAGCCTATGTGCTGGCCGGTGTCATGATTCTCTGCGGTATCTGGTCCATCATTGCCTATATGCGTTCCAAGCCTGTCCAGCGGATCACGGAATCCCGCCTTGCCACAGGTCTCATCCTGCTGGTCGCCGGTTCCCTGCTGGCTTTCAATCCCAACTACCTGGAGGACTTCCTGCCCTTCATCTGGGGCCTGGCGCTTCTCTTCGGCGGTTTCCTGAAGATCCAGTATGCTTTTGATGAGAAATCCGTCGATGTAAAGAGATGGTGGATCATGCTGATCTTCGCCGCCTTCTCCCTCATCGTCGGTATCCTTTCCCTGCTGAACCTGCTGGGTGAAAACCGCAACCTGGTTATCGGCATCCTGCTGGTGCTGGAGGCTGTGCTGGATATCACGGTTTTCTTCCTCCTTCGCCACGCCCTGAAGAAGAGCTCCCAGCCAGTGGCCGCCGTAACTCAGACCTTCGAGTCTGACACCCCCGCCGACGAATCCCCCGCCGAATCCCCTGAGACTCCCGCCGAATCCCCTGAGACTCCCGCCGAATCCCCCGCCCAGGAAGTTCCTGCAACCGAAGAAAATCCAGCCGAGACTCCCGCCGCAGAGGACACCCCTGCTACAGAAAAAGAGTAA
- a CDS encoding peptide ABC transporter substrate-binding protein, with amino-acid sequence MKKLTAILLSIMMLLACVVTASAEDASYLGVMLGTNVMSLDTNLATDGDSFEVIADCIDGLMQMDKDGAAVPAIAESYDLSEDGLTYTFHLRDAKWNNGTAVTANDFVFAWRRIAKEAGEYAYMLDEIGNIKGAAEIISGSESDLTTLGVNAADDKTLVVELNVPVSFFPSLMYFPTFYPINEEFYNSLADGTYGTSPETFLSNGAFVLESYTPGTANLSVKKNPDYWDADRVKLAGITYQVVGSSDNALTAFRNNTLDVVMISGDQVDAAKKDAALAEKLKVTGAGYMWYLSFSQTEKNAEGGMLANANLRLAISNAIDRDNLVDNYVMDGSLATFTAVPPQFAASSTTGEDFSANQDAFTDYVGYNPEKAAEYYEAAKAELGKDSFTFTMIYGNNEGDEVQKVAQAIKEDVEDALPGVVINLQSMTKAERLDKMQNDNYDIALTRWGPDYADPMTYLGMWVTNNSNNYGFWSNAEFDQLIADCTTGAYITDYDARWDAMFKAETLVMQEAVIAPLYTKANANLITDGVEGIDFHPVALNRVYKDTTK; translated from the coding sequence ATGAAGAAACTGACGGCTATCCTGTTGTCCATCATGATGCTCCTGGCCTGCGTTGTCACGGCTTCCGCCGAAGACGCAAGCTACCTGGGCGTTATGCTTGGTACGAACGTTATGTCCCTGGACACCAACCTGGCGACTGACGGTGACTCTTTCGAAGTAATCGCTGACTGCATCGACGGCCTGATGCAGATGGACAAGGACGGTGCTGCCGTTCCTGCCATCGCTGAAAGCTACGACCTGAGCGAAGACGGCCTGACCTACACTTTCCACCTGCGTGACGCGAAGTGGAACAATGGAACGGCTGTTACCGCCAACGACTTCGTGTTCGCCTGGAGGCGGATCGCGAAGGAAGCCGGCGAATATGCCTATATGCTGGACGAGATCGGCAACATCAAGGGCGCCGCGGAAATCATCAGCGGTTCCGAGTCCGACCTGACCACCCTGGGCGTCAACGCCGCGGATGACAAAACGCTGGTTGTTGAACTGAACGTTCCGGTGTCTTTCTTCCCGAGCCTGATGTATTTCCCCACCTTCTATCCGATTAATGAAGAGTTCTACAACAGCCTGGCGGACGGTACCTACGGCACCAGCCCGGAGACCTTCCTGAGCAACGGCGCCTTCGTGCTGGAAAGCTATACCCCCGGTACCGCGAACCTGAGCGTGAAGAAGAATCCTGACTACTGGGATGCCGACCGCGTGAAGCTGGCCGGAATCACCTATCAGGTGGTCGGTTCCTCTGACAACGCCCTGACCGCGTTCCGCAACAACACCCTGGACGTTGTTATGATTTCCGGCGACCAGGTGGATGCCGCCAAGAAAGACGCTGCCCTGGCCGAGAAACTGAAGGTGACCGGTGCCGGATACATGTGGTACCTGTCCTTCAGCCAGACCGAAAAGAACGCTGAGGGCGGCATGCTGGCCAATGCTAACCTGCGCCTGGCCATCAGCAACGCCATCGACCGGGACAACCTGGTTGACAACTATGTTATGGACGGCTCCCTGGCGACCTTTACCGCGGTTCCGCCGCAGTTTGCCGCCAGCAGCACCACCGGCGAAGACTTCTCCGCCAACCAGGATGCCTTTACCGACTATGTCGGCTACAATCCTGAAAAGGCTGCCGAATACTATGAGGCCGCCAAGGCTGAACTGGGCAAGGACAGCTTCACCTTCACCATGATCTACGGCAACAACGAGGGCGATGAAGTCCAGAAGGTTGCGCAGGCCATCAAGGAAGACGTTGAAGACGCGCTGCCCGGCGTTGTGATCAACCTGCAGAGCATGACCAAGGCGGAGCGCCTGGACAAGATGCAGAACGACAACTACGATATCGCGCTGACCCGCTGGGGTCCCGACTACGCTGACCCCATGACCTACCTTGGCATGTGGGTGACCAACAATTCCAACAACTACGGTTTCTGGTCCAACGCTGAATTCGACCAGCTGATCGCGGACTGCACCACCGGCGCCTACATCACCGACTATGATGCCCGCTGGGATGCCATGTTCAAGGCTGAGACCCTGGTTATGCAGGAAGCGGTTATCGCTCCCCTGTACACCAAGGCCAACGCGAACCTGATCACTGACGGTGTGGAAGGTATTGACTTCCATCCTGTGGCGCTGAACCGTGTCTATAAGGATACAACCAAGTAA
- a CDS encoding ABC transporter permease: MIKYTLKRIGMALLTLLIITFLLFVLVRIMPGNPFPSERMSAEQIQNKRAEMGLDDPILTQFIRYMGNVLKGDFGKGTSLYYGAPISTVLSTAVSNSFRIGGLAVLIGALIGLLLGITAALNRGRFLDGFCTVFSILGVCVPSYVFLIFLQYTFSFKIPFFPYFFEEKRFLFSSVIPSVSLSLFTMSTIARFTRNEMVEVFDSDYVRLAESKGMYGRSLVMKHVLRNALIPIVTVLAPLIVDLLTGALVVEKIYGINGIGKLMVDAIAGEGIDYNYVLALGILYSALYIGIMLVVDLLYGVLDPRIRVSGKGKEA; the protein is encoded by the coding sequence ATGATCAAGTATACGCTGAAGCGGATTGGCATGGCCCTGCTGACCCTGCTGATCATAACGTTTTTGCTGTTTGTGCTGGTGCGCATTATGCCGGGCAATCCGTTCCCGTCTGAACGCATGAGCGCGGAGCAGATCCAGAATAAACGGGCGGAAATGGGACTGGATGATCCGATCCTGACCCAGTTTATCCGCTATATGGGGAATGTGCTGAAAGGGGATTTCGGAAAGGGAACCTCCCTGTATTACGGTGCTCCGATCAGCACGGTGCTGAGCACGGCTGTTTCCAACTCTTTCCGGATCGGCGGACTGGCGGTGCTGATCGGCGCACTGATCGGGCTTTTGCTGGGTATTACGGCAGCGCTGAACCGGGGCAGGTTCCTGGACGGCTTCTGCACGGTATTCTCAATCCTGGGAGTATGCGTGCCGAGCTATGTGTTCCTGATCTTCCTTCAGTATACTTTTTCCTTTAAAATTCCGTTTTTCCCATATTTCTTTGAAGAAAAACGATTCCTTTTTTCTTCGGTCATTCCGTCCGTTTCCCTTTCCCTGTTTACCATGTCCACCATTGCCCGGTTCACCCGGAACGAGATGGTGGAAGTGTTTGACAGCGATTATGTTCGGCTTGCGGAATCCAAAGGTATGTACGGCAGGAGCCTGGTGATGAAGCATGTGCTCCGGAACGCCCTGATCCCGATCGTGACGGTGCTGGCACCGCTGATCGTTGACCTGCTGACCGGCGCACTGGTCGTGGAGAAAATCTACGGCATTAACGGCATCGGCAAGCTCATGGTGGACGCCATTGCCGGGGAAGGCATTGACTACAACTATGTGCTGGCCCTGGGTATCCTGTATTCCGCCCTGTATATCGGCATCATGCTGGTTGTGGACCTGCTGTACGGCGTGCTGGATCCCCGGATCCGTGTGTCCGGCAAGGGAAAGGAGGCGTAA
- a CDS encoding ABC transporter permease has product MEKGYTPVKEDFTLLHREDLYTDKNFASQSYWKGVAIHFFRNRRAVFGLVIVLLIILLAVIGPSLNEFGYSDILKFRNENNKRVVAKGIAPQIPAIHKLLTGEEPEGDFGHYTFLFGTDNMGRDLWTRTWYGARVSLLIAFVTIFIDMIIGMSYGLISGYFGGLTDNIMQRVVEIANSVPRLVIVSVLAIFMQKGIWLVIIALLLTEWIGMSKIARAEMLKTKEREYVLASRTLGARSGHIIFREILPNTIGPIITQVMFSIPTAIFTEAFLSFVGVGIALPECSVGTLIEDGFNNITTLPYQIIPPIIVLALMMLGFNFIGDGLREALAPKLEDM; this is encoded by the coding sequence ATGGAGAAAGGCTATACTCCCGTCAAAGAGGATTTTACCCTGCTTCACAGGGAAGACCTGTACACAGACAAAAACTTTGCTTCCCAGAGTTACTGGAAAGGGGTGGCAATCCATTTCTTCCGAAACCGCAGGGCGGTTTTCGGCCTGGTTATCGTACTGCTGATCATCCTGCTGGCCGTGATCGGACCCTCCCTGAACGAATTCGGATATAGTGATATCCTGAAATTCCGGAACGAGAACAACAAGCGCGTGGTAGCCAAGGGCATTGCCCCGCAGATTCCGGCGATCCACAAGCTTCTTACAGGAGAAGAACCGGAAGGCGATTTCGGTCACTATACCTTCCTGTTTGGTACCGATAACATGGGGCGGGACCTGTGGACCCGTACATGGTACGGCGCCCGGGTATCGCTGCTGATCGCTTTTGTGACCATCTTTATCGATATGATCATCGGAATGAGCTACGGTCTCATATCCGGCTATTTCGGCGGGCTGACAGACAATATCATGCAACGGGTGGTGGAGATCGCCAACAGCGTTCCGCGGCTGGTTATTGTTTCCGTGCTGGCCATATTCATGCAAAAGGGCATATGGCTGGTTATCATCGCGCTGCTGCTGACGGAATGGATCGGGATGAGTAAAATTGCCCGGGCTGAAATGCTGAAGACCAAGGAACGGGAGTATGTCCTGGCCAGCAGAACCCTGGGAGCACGAAGCGGTCATATCATCTTCCGGGAGATCCTGCCGAACACCATCGGGCCGATCATTACCCAGGTGATGTTCTCCATCCCCACGGCTATCTTCACCGAAGCCTTCCTGAGTTTTGTGGGCGTAGGTATCGCCCTGCCCGAGTGCTCCGTTGGTACACTGATCGAGGACGGTTTCAACAACATCACGACCCTGCCTTACCAGATCATTCCTCCGATCATTGTGCTGGCCCTGATGATGCTGGGCTTCAACTTCATAGGTGACGGATTGCGGGAAGCGCTGGCGCCGAAGCTGGAAGATATGTAA
- a CDS encoding ABC transporter ATP-binding protein encodes MSETPKKILDIRNLDISFRTNAGTVHAIRGVSLDLCKGETVAIVGESGSGKSVTMKATMGLLDSNAKINSGEILYTYTDKDGKETTVDLLKMSRKELRRDINGQRIAMVFQDPMTSLDPTMTIGKQIMEGMFLHKHMEKEAARKRAIELLELVGIPDAEKRFKNYPHQLSGGMRQRVVIAIALSADPDILICDEPTTALDVTIQARILELIMDIQQKMKLSVIYITHDLGVVAKVADYVNVMYAGKIVEVGNVNEIFYEPKHPYTWGLLSAMPDLDTDDERLYSIPGSPPNLLHEPKGDAFAARNQFAMAIDEKAEPPMFQVSPTHSAATWLLHPDAPKVEMPEELKARIERAQKEVEKIL; translated from the coding sequence ATGAGCGAGACACCAAAGAAAATCCTCGATATCAGAAATCTGGATATCTCCTTCAGGACAAACGCGGGAACCGTGCATGCCATCCGGGGCGTAAGCCTGGACCTTTGCAAGGGTGAAACAGTGGCGATCGTGGGTGAATCCGGTTCGGGCAAATCCGTGACCATGAAAGCTACCATGGGCCTGCTGGACAGCAACGCGAAGATCAACAGCGGAGAGATCCTGTATACCTATACGGACAAGGACGGGAAGGAAACCACGGTGGACCTGCTGAAAATGAGCAGGAAGGAGCTGCGCCGGGACATTAACGGGCAGCGGATCGCCATGGTGTTCCAGGATCCCATGACCAGCCTGGATCCCACGATGACCATCGGAAAACAGATTATGGAGGGAATGTTCCTCCATAAACATATGGAAAAGGAAGCGGCCCGGAAACGGGCGATCGAACTGCTGGAGCTTGTGGGGATTCCGGACGCTGAAAAACGGTTTAAGAACTATCCCCACCAGCTATCCGGCGGTATGCGCCAGCGGGTGGTGATCGCCATCGCCCTGAGCGCTGATCCGGACATCCTGATCTGCGACGAACCTACCACGGCCCTGGACGTGACCATCCAGGCCAGAATCCTGGAACTGATCATGGATATCCAGCAGAAAATGAAGCTGTCCGTGATCTATATCACCCATGATCTCGGCGTGGTTGCCAAGGTGGCAGACTACGTCAACGTGATGTATGCCGGAAAGATCGTTGAGGTTGGCAACGTCAACGAGATCTTCTATGAGCCGAAGCATCCCTATACCTGGGGCCTGCTTTCCGCCATGCCCGACCTGGACACGGACGACGAACGGCTGTATTCCATTCCAGGCAGCCCGCCCAATCTGCTGCATGAGCCGAAGGGAGACGCTTTTGCCGCCAGGAACCAGTTTGCCATGGCCATCGATGAAAAGGCGGAGCCGCCGATGTTCCAGGTTTCGCCCACCCATTCCGCCGCCACCTGGCTGCTGCATCCGGACGCCCCGAAGGTGGAAATGCCTGAGGAACTGAAAGCCCGGATCGAACGCGCGCAGAAGGAGGTGGAGAAGATCCTATGA
- a CDS encoding ABC transporter ATP-binding protein, translating into MSEPLLKVENLKQHFRISRNYTVKAVNGVSFEIYPGETYGLVGESGSGKTTIGRSVIRLYNPTEGKIIFNGMDITGRLEGKIRENLRKNMQMIFQDPMASLNPRKKVADIIGEGLDIHHMASSKEERAEQISAMLKKVGLSPEHAERYPHQFSGGQRQRVGIARALIMNPKLIIADECISALDVSIQAQVVNLMKDIQDETSCAYLFIAHDLSMVKYISDRIGVLHLGYLVEAGTKEEIFSNPVHPYTKSLLSAIPHPNPEAEKRRKSIAYDYASSGIDYAKGTEHVVSGTHTVLATEDEFDRWVNRQ; encoded by the coding sequence ATGAGTGAACCGCTCCTGAAAGTGGAAAACCTGAAACAGCATTTCAGGATCTCCCGTAACTATACTGTGAAAGCCGTAAACGGCGTATCCTTTGAGATCTATCCCGGAGAGACCTACGGACTGGTGGGGGAATCCGGCTCCGGAAAAACCACCATCGGCCGCAGCGTTATCCGGCTGTATAATCCGACAGAAGGAAAGATCATCTTTAACGGGATGGATATTACCGGCAGGCTGGAAGGGAAGATCCGGGAAAACCTGCGGAAAAACATGCAGATGATCTTCCAGGATCCCATGGCGTCCCTGAATCCCCGGAAAAAGGTTGCGGACATCATCGGTGAGGGACTGGACATCCATCATATGGCTTCGTCGAAGGAAGAACGGGCGGAGCAGATCAGCGCCATGCTGAAAAAGGTCGGACTGTCACCGGAACACGCGGAACGCTATCCGCACCAGTTTTCCGGCGGCCAAAGGCAGCGGGTCGGCATTGCCCGGGCACTGATCATGAACCCGAAGCTGATCATCGCGGATGAGTGTATCTCCGCCCTGGACGTGTCCATCCAGGCCCAGGTGGTCAACCTGATGAAGGATATCCAGGATGAGACATCCTGCGCCTATCTGTTTATTGCCCATGATCTGAGCATGGTCAAGTATATATCAGACCGGATCGGTGTGCTGCATCTCGGATACCTTGTGGAAGCGGGGACCAAGGAAGAAATCTTCTCCAACCCGGTCCACCCGTACACGAAGTCGCTGCTGTCCGCCATCCCGCATCCGAATCCGGAAGCGGAAAAGCGGCGGAAATCCATTGCTTACGACTATGCCTCATCCGGTATCGATTATGCCAAAGGAACGGAACATGTGGTTTCCGGAACACACACTGTCCTTGCGACAGAAGATGAATTCGACCGGTGGGTGAACAGGCAGTAA